In Pseudomonas sp. PDNC002, the DNA window GCGATGGTCGCGCCGTACGCACCGGGGTCACGGTGGTCCAGCCGCGCGAGGGGGCGGCACGCCAGCAACCCTGTTTTGCCGGCTGCCATGTGCTCAACGGCAATGGCGACGCCACGGGACTGGAGTGGATTCGCGAGGCGGGGCTGCTGACCACGCCCATCGCCATCACCAACACCCACAGCGTGGGCGCGGTGCGCGATGCGCTGATCGCCGCCGAGCATGCCGAGCTGGCCGACCCGTCCATCTACTGGTGCATGCCGGTGGTGATGGAAACCTATGACGGGCTGCTCAACGACATCTGGGGCCAGCATGTGGGCGCCGAGCAGGTGCGCGAGGCGCTGGCCGCGGCCGAATCCGGCCCGGTGCGGGAAGGCCCGGTGGGCGGCGGCACGGGGATGATCTGCCACGAGTTCAAGGGCGGCATCGGTACGGCCTCGCGCAAGCTGCCGGCGGAGCAGGGCGGCTGGACGGTGGGCGCGCTGGTGCAGGCCAACCACGGCCAGCGCCGCGAGCTGCGGGTGGATGGCTATCCGGTCGGGCGTCACCTGGGCGATGTGCCGTCGCCCTTCGCCGAACAGGGCACGCCGGGCATGGGCTCCATCGTGGTGATCCTCGCCACCGACGCGCCATTGCTGCCGCACCAGTGCCAGCGCCTGGCGCAACGCGCCTCGCTGGGGATCGCCCGCACCGGCGGCGGGACCGACGATTCCAGCGGCGACATCTTCCTCGCCTTCGCCACTGGCAACCGCGACCTGCCGCCGGCGGACTACGGGCGCAAGAACCTGCCGTTCGCCACGGCGCTGGAGATGGTCAACAACGACCACATCTCGCCGCTTTTCGCCGCTGCGGTCGAGGCGGTGGAAGAGGCCATCGTCAATGTGCTGCTGGCCGGCAAGGACATGCGCACCGATGACGGCGTGCTGGTGCCGGCGCTGACTGGGGAGCGCCTGCTGGCGGCGCTGCGCGAGGTCGGTTGGAAGGGGGAGCGCTAACCAGCGGTGGTCGGTGGCTGGGTGTCCCCTGTAGGAGCGTGGGGGACGCCTGGTTCTTGCGCGCGAACGGGTTTTCCGGCCGCTCTGGCGCTGGGCGGGTTCGCGAGCAAGCTCGCTCCTACAAAGGAAGTCCGTGCCATGAAAAAAGCCGGAGCTGCTGGGCAGCTCCGGCTTCTTCGTTTGTGTAGGAGCGGACTGCGTCCGCGATAGGTCCGCATTGCGCCGGAAGCCATCGCGGACACAGTCCGCTCCTACGCCGCGCCCATCTCTGGCGGCACGGCTCCCCGAATCAGTTCGGGGTATAGATCTGGTCGAACACGCCACCGTCGGCGAAGTGGGTCTTCTGCACGGTGCGCCAGTCGCCGAAGGTCTTCACCACGGAGAAGAAGTCTACTTTCGGGAAGCGGTCGGAGAACTTGGCCAGCACTTCCGGGTTGCGCGGGCGCAGGTAGTTGTTCGCCGCGATGGTCTGGCCTTCGTCGGACCACAGGTACTTCAGGTAGGCCTCGGCTTCGGCGCGGGTACCTTTCTTGTCGACTACCTTGTCGACCACGGCCACCGGCGGCTCGGCTTCGGCGGAGACGCTCGGGTAGACCACTTCGAAGCCGCCACGGCCGAACTCGCGGGCGATCATCTCGGCTTCGTTCTCGAAGGTCACCAGCACGTCGCCGATCTGGTTCTGCATGAAGGTGGTGGTCGCCGCGCGGCCGCCGGTATCCAGCACCGGGACGTTCTTGAACAGCTGGGCGACGAATTCCTTGGCCTTGGCTTCATCGGCGCCGTGCTTCTGCGCGTAGCCCCAGGCGGAGAGATAGGTGTAGCGGCCGTTGCCGGAGGTCTTGGGGTTCGGTACCACGACCTGCACGCCCGGCTTCACCAGGTCGTTCCAGTCCTTCAGGCCCTTGGGGTTGCCCTTGCGCACGATGAACACGGTGGCAGAGGTGAACGGCGCGCTGTTGTTCGGCAGGCGGCTGGCCCAGTCCTTCGGCACCAGGCCGCCATTGTCGGCCAGGGCGTCGATGTCGGTGGCCTGGTTCATGGTGATGACGTCGGCCGGCAGGCCGTCGATCACGGCGCGGGCCTGTTTGCTGGAACCGCCGTGGGACATCTGGATGGTGATCTTCTCGCCTTTCTCGGCTTGCCAGTGTTTCTGGAAGGCGGCGTTGTAGTCCTTGTAGAAGTCACGCATTACGTCATAGGAGACGTTGAGCAGGGGCTGGGCGGCCTGGGCGGCAGAGGCCAGGGCAAGGCCGGCGGCCAGCAGCGAGGCGCTGAACAGACGTTTCACGAGCAGTTCCTTTTGGCAGTGTTGTTGGGTGTCGATTATGCCGACAGGTTATATGGCACTTAAATACTTAAAGGCTATTTGCTTATGCGGGGATCAGGGGCCGCAGTTCCCCTTCGAGGTTCTCCCGCGCCTGGGTCTCCCACTCCTGCCGCAATGACGGGAGCTGGTAGAGCTGCGGCTGGTCGAGCAACTGGCGCAGCACCTTGGCGCGCCCCGCATCGAACAGCGCTTGCGGCACCCACGCATATTCGCGGCGCACCGCGGCCTGGTACTCGGCGTAAACGGGCGGGGCGCTCGCGAGAATGGAGAGATCGATGTCCGCCACCAGCGCAGCATCGCCAGCAAGCCCGCCGGCCTGGTGACAGGTCGCCATGATCAGCTCCCGCAGCGCTTCGCGATGCTGGTCGAGACCGGCCTCGGCGAGCCAATTGCAGGCGAGCGCCGCGCTGGCGGCCTCGTTGTCCTGGCGTCGGGTGTCATAGATCACGTCGTGCAGCCACAACGCCAGTTCCACCTGGGCCGG includes these proteins:
- a CDS encoding P1 family peptidase, which translates into the protein MRARQLGITLGLGTPGEFNAITDVPGIRVGHSTLIGERDGRAVRTGVTVVQPREGAARQQPCFAGCHVLNGNGDATGLEWIREAGLLTTPIAITNTHSVGAVRDALIAAEHAELADPSIYWCMPVVMETYDGLLNDIWGQHVGAEQVREALAAAESGPVREGPVGGGTGMICHEFKGGIGTASRKLPAEQGGWTVGALVQANHGQRRELRVDGYPVGRHLGDVPSPFAEQGTPGMGSIVVILATDAPLLPHQCQRLAQRASLGIARTGGGTDDSSGDIFLAFATGNRDLPPADYGRKNLPFATALEMVNNDHISPLFAAAVEAVEEAIVNVLLAGKDMRTDDGVLVPALTGERLLAALREVGWKGER
- a CDS encoding sulfate ABC transporter substrate-binding protein — protein: MKRLFSASLLAAGLALASAAQAAQPLLNVSYDVMRDFYKDYNAAFQKHWQAEKGEKITIQMSHGGSSKQARAVIDGLPADVITMNQATDIDALADNGGLVPKDWASRLPNNSAPFTSATVFIVRKGNPKGLKDWNDLVKPGVQVVVPNPKTSGNGRYTYLSAWGYAQKHGADEAKAKEFVAQLFKNVPVLDTGGRAATTTFMQNQIGDVLVTFENEAEMIAREFGRGGFEVVYPSVSAEAEPPVAVVDKVVDKKGTRAEAEAYLKYLWSDEGQTIAANNYLRPRNPEVLAKFSDRFPKVDFFSVVKTFGDWRTVQKTHFADGGVFDQIYTPN